A single Anopheles maculipalpis chromosome 3RL, idAnoMacuDA_375_x, whole genome shotgun sequence DNA region contains:
- the LOC126561691 gene encoding serine/threonine-protein kinase Nek8, whose translation MELKEIHRTCSRKPNTDQSIASYDLSVLSRFQNLSLFVGNPAQNITSDVPNASSSHTTQHQHALDLTGYRKIRSVGQGSFGTAILYERQSDGQQVVMKQIALSNLAKPEREMAMNEVEVFSKLHHPNIIAYLGSSVRGDLLLIEMEYADGGTLAQMLAERNQSEPLPERFVLNMFEQLTSAISYMHSQNILHRDLKTANVFLHGKGTVKVGDFGISKIMNTNVHAQTVLGTPYYFSPEMCEGKEYNEKSDVWALGCIVGEMCCLKKAFTATNLSELVGKIMTAEYVPLPTNYSESLRHVLGLMFQIDPIARPSASELLQYWIPFIYRNLGSSEGLQAESFTLNTNNSEHLKTKQENRQSTVESNPSSSVNEDASTALIEADLNHNAPSERTVLYQLHSFGASSSLAPLHLPPTIRIKQIVTRGQHFVAVMEDGSVYSWGEGDKGQLGHDALETWHHIPMRIHAIKHRKIVSAAVGEGYTIFCTASGTLLACGDNSNGCLGQGNKAPLLVPTQINKLEHIPIVQVASGTTHVLALTEGGIVYSWGTSGNGALALGKRIHVALEPERVILPQLVQNVREVYAGPDCTILITRQGDCYCCGSNAGNRLGLGRKVTSTATLRKIQLDANRPKIVSVSVAETHAAFLIEGGFLVTLGDNTNGQRGVGHKCELPQPSIVRQLQTRYVLNVKCSQTYTVATTDDNCVLLWGTRLGTPDSNEESSGSRGRNTNEQRPSLATVANSTTALANILTSLYKHETILNPADVLALYSSKQQQSVGSYVKLLDVHPLQHSILVLVETNCPLV comes from the exons ATGGAGCTCAAAGAAATACACCGAACATGTTCCCGTAAACCAAACACTGACCAATCCATAGCCAGCTATGATCTATCAGTGTTGAGCCGCTTTCAAaatctttctttgtttgtcGGAAATCCCGCCCAGAACATTACATCCGATGTACCAAACGCGAGCAGCAGTCATACAACGCAACACCAACATGCACTTGACCTGACTGGCTATCGAAAAATTCGATCCGTAGGTCAGGGCTCGTTCGGCACTGCCATCCTGTACGAGCGGCAGTCCGATGGGCAACAGGTGGTCATGAAACAGATAGCTCTCAGCAATCTTGCCAAACCAGAGCGCGAAATGGCCATGAACGAGGTGGAGGTGTTCTCGAAGCTTCACCATCCCAACATCATAGCCTATCTCGGTTCGTCCGTGCGTGGCGATCTGCTGCTGATCGAAATGGAGTACGCGGACGGTGGAACGCTCGCACAGATGCTAGCCGAACGTAACCAGAGCGAACCCCTGCCAGAACGGTTCGTGCTGAACATGTTTGAACAGCTAACCAGTGCCATAAGCTACATGCACTCGCAAAACATTCTACACCGTGATTTGAAAACAGCGAACGTGTTTTTGCACGGCAAGGGCACGGTAAAGGTGGGCGACTTTGGTATTTCCAAAATCATGAACACTAACGTGCACGCACAAACGGTGCTGGGCACGCCCTATTACTTTAGCCCAGAAATG TGCGAAGGCAAGGAGTATAATGAGAAGAGTGACGTTTGGGCGCTGGGATGTATTGTTGGGGAAATGTGCTGCCTGAAGAAAGCATTCACGGCCACAAACTTGTCCGAGCTGGTAGGCAAGATCATGACGGCAGAATATGTGCCTCTTCCTACGAATTATTCGGAATCCTTGCGCCACGTTCTGGGGTTAATGTTTCAAATCGATCCGATCGCACGACCCTCGGCTTCGGAACTGCTACAGTATTGGATTCCGTTTATCTACAGGAATTTGGGATCCTCAGAAGG aTTGCAGGCCGAGAGTTTCACTTTGAATACCAATAATTCCGAGCACCTTAAGACCAAACAAGAAAATAGACAGTCAACTGTAGAAAGTAATCCCAGCTCATCTGTGAATGAAGACGCATCAACGGCTCTGATTGAGGCGGATTTAAACCACAACGCGCCGTCTGAACGTACCGTCCTCTATCAACTGCATTCATTCGGTGCATCCTCCTCGTTGGCTCCGTTACATCTACCGCCAACGATAAGGATCAAACAGATAGTAACACGTGGTCAGCATTTTGTTGCTGTCATGGAAG ATGGATCCGTGTACAGTTGGGGAGAAGGAGATAAGGGACAGCTAGGACACGACGCACTCGAAACGTGGCATCATATCCCCATGCGAATCCATGCGATCAAACACCGTAAAATAGTGAG TGCTGCTGTCGGTGAGGGATATACGATTTTCTGCACTGCTTCCGGAACACTTTTGGCCTGCGGTGACAACAGTAACGGTTGTCTTGGCCAAGGAAACAAGGCACCATTGCTGGTACCGACACAAATCAACAAGCTGGAGCACATTCCTATCGTACAGGTGGCCAGCGGTACCACGCACGTGTTGGCTCTTACTGAGGGAGGCATCGTGTACAGCTGGGGTACTAGCGGTAATGGTGCACTAGCGCTTGGCAAGCGCATTCACGTGGCCCTAGAACCGGAGCGTGTGATTTTACCACAGCTGGTACAGAACGTTCGGGAAGTGTACGCTGGACCGGACTGTACGATACTCATCACACGTCAGGGTGATTGTTACTGCTGTGGAAGTAATGCCGGGAATCGACTTGGTCTTGGACGAAAAGTTACGAGCACTGCTACACTGCGAAAGATCCAGCTCGATGCCAACCGTCCGAAGATAGTTTCGGTCAGTGTGGCAGAAACACACGCGGCCTTTCTGATCGAAGGCGGATTTCTGGTAACGCTTGGTGATAATACCAACGGACAGCGTGGTGTTGGACATAAATGTGAACTGCCTCAACCATCGATCGTTCGTCAGCTGCAGACACGATACGTGTTG AACGTAAAATGTAGCCAAACATACACCGTTGCAACGACGGATGATAATTGTGTCCTGCTGTGGGGAACGCGCCTTGGCACACCGGACAGCAATGAGGAGTCCAGTGGATCTCGTGGTAGAAATACTAATGAGCAG CGACCTTCCTTGGCCACGGTTGCCAACAGCACGACGGCTTTAGCAAACATTTTAACGTCGCTCTACAAACACGAGACCATTCTCAATCCTGCAGACGTACTGGC ATTATACTCCTCCAAGCAACAGCAAAGCGTAGGATCGTACGTTAAGCTACTGGACGTGCATCCGTTGCAGCACAGTATACTAGTGCTGGTTGAAACCAACTGTCCGCTTGTGTAG
- the LOC126562819 gene encoding 40S ribosomal protein S4, which translates to MARGPKKHLKRLNAPRGWMLDKTGGTFAPRPSTGPHKLRESLPLVIFLRNRLKYALTNSEVTKIVMQRHVKIDGKVRTDPNYPAGFMDVINIHKTGEYFRLIYDVKGRFTVHRITSEEAKYKLLKVKRVQIGPKRVPYLLTHDGRTIRYPDPVIHQHDSIQYDIATGKILDVLKFEPGNLCMITGGRNLGRCGTVILREKHPGSFEIVHVKDTTGHVFATRLSNVFIIGKSTKAYISLPKGKGVKLTIAEERDRRLANKAAQ; encoded by the exons ATG GCGCGCGGACCGAAGAAACATTTGAAGCGTTTAAATGCTCCACGAGGATGGATGTTGGACAAGACCGGCGGTACCTTCGCGCCGCGTCCGTCCACCGGCCCACACAAGCTGCGGGAGTCGCTGCCACTGGTAATCTTCCTGCGTAACCGTCTAAAGTACGCTCTGACCAACAGCGAGGTGACGAAGATCGTGATGCAGCGCCATGTCAAGATTGACGGCAAGGTTCGCACCGATCCGAACTACCCGGCCGGTTTCATGG ATGTGATCAACATCCACAAGACCGGTGAATACTTCCGCCTGATCTACGACGTCAAGGGACGTTTCACCGTCCATCGTATTACCAGCGAGGAGGCCAAGTACAAGCTGCTGAAGGTGAAACGTGTCCAGATCGGACCGAAGCGTGTACCGTACCTGCTGACGCACGACGGACGCACCATCCGCTATCCGGATCCGGTCATCCACCAGCATGACTCGATCCAGTACGACATCGCCACCGGCAAGATTCTGGACGTGCTCAAGTTCGAACCGGGCAATCTGTGCATGATCACGGGCGGAAGAAATTTGGGTCGTTGCGGTACGGTGATCCTGCGCGAGAAGCACCCGGGATCGTTCGAAATTGTGCACGTGAAGGATACGACCGGACACGTGTTCGCGACCCGTCTCTCGAACGTGTTCATCATCGGCAAGAGCACGAAGGCGTACATCTCGCTGCCGAAGGGCAAGGGTGTGAAGCTGACCATTGCCGAGGAGCGTGACCGACGACTGGCCAACAAGGCTGCCCAGTAA
- the LOC126562811 gene encoding uncharacterized protein LOC126562811: MALKSLFIVALLIGTSLAGWEEDLYLTKRRLPRGLVLPLAPNTNERIVGGFEANIADFPYTLSLRQNGAHICGASVISSNFALSAAHCTFPAPPVTAITLRGGSTDRTAGGILFQAAEIINHPSYSDGSLDFDVCVIRITTSFVGANIAPATLAPEGTDYPAGTRTVVSGWGLTSAIGSLPINLMAVDLPLISQESCRGVWGAASVTDNMICASEPGRDACNGDSGGPLTNNGRQIGIVSWGSPLCLGNLPGVYARVAAPGIRAFIRENANV, encoded by the exons ATGGCGCTGAAATCGTTGTTCATTGTGGCGCTGCTGATCGGCACCAGTTTGGCCGGTTGGGAGGAAGACCTGTACCTGACAAAGCGTCGTCTTCCCCGTGGACTAGTGCTACCGCTTGCGCCAAACACCAACGAACGTATTGTCGGTGGATTTGAGGCAAACATTGCCGACTTTCCGTACACGCTGTCGCTGCGTCAGAATGGGGCACACATTTGCGGTGCGTCGGTAATTTCGAGCAATTTTGCGCTTTCGGCGGCTCACTGTACGTTCCCAGCACCACCAGTTACGGCG ATCACTCTGCGTGGTGGAAGTACCGATCGTACGGCTGGAGGCATTTTGTTCCAAGCGGCTGAAATCATCAACCATCCGTCTTATTCGGACGGTAGCCTGGACTTTGATGTGTGCGTTATCCGCATTACGACGTCGTTTGTTGGTGCGAACATTGCTCCAGCTACGCTGGCACCCGAAGGAACAGACTATCCGGCCGGTACGCGTACCGTCGTTTCGGGATGGGGACTGACCAGTGCCATCGGTTCACTGCCGATCAATCTGATGGCGGTTGATTTGCCGCTTATCTCGCAGGAAAGCTGCCGTGGCGTTTGGGGTGCAGCCAGCGTTACCGATAA CATGATTTGTGCTAGCGAGCCGGGTCGTGATGCTTGCAATGGGGATAGCGGTGGCCCACTGACCAACAACGGTCGTCAGATCGGTATCGTTTCCTGGGGATCGCCTCTCTGCTTGGGCAACCTGCCGGGAGTGTACGCTCGCGTGGCCGCTCCAGGTATTCGTGCTTTTATTCGTGAGAATGCCAATGTTTAG